From Nitrosopumilus zosterae, the proteins below share one genomic window:
- the cyoE gene encoding heme o synthase encodes MQKQKSESRVAVYYELTKPKIWYLLVFTAFGAALTASNIYDIEISPATWLLMLFSVAAGSAAANTLTNYHDRDIDAIMERTKGRPLPSKRIYPAEKARNFGLVLAGISLVLAFGISFTTTLEQGAWATAFIAFGLVNNILVYSYALKRNSRTNIILGGLCGGSPPMIGWVAVSMSDLWTMGLAMAGLVFIWIPMHIWALTLHFKDDYNKVNVPMLTAVQSEKTSARAIAGSTVIMVLFSIAPFFITTESGDSMVGSVYLWTAIVSGALMIALSIWVIVKPMEKASWTLFKFSSPYLAVLFIALMVDSAL; translated from the coding sequence TTGCAAAAGCAAAAATCTGAATCAAGAGTTGCCGTATATTATGAATTAACAAAGCCAAAGATCTGGTATTTACTTGTCTTTACTGCATTTGGTGCAGCATTAACAGCATCTAATATTTATGATATTGAAATTTCTCCTGCAACTTGGTTGCTAATGTTGTTTTCAGTTGCAGCAGGCTCTGCCGCTGCTAATACTTTAACAAATTATCATGATAGGGATATTGATGCTATTATGGAAAGAACAAAGGGTAGGCCACTTCCATCAAAAAGGATCTATCCTGCTGAAAAAGCAAGAAATTTTGGATTAGTATTAGCAGGCATATCATTAGTTTTAGCATTTGGAATTTCTTTTACTACTACTTTAGAACAAGGTGCATGGGCAACTGCATTTATTGCATTTGGCTTAGTAAATAATATTCTAGTTTACTCTTATGCGCTAAAACGAAATTCAAGAACCAATATAATTTTAGGAGGTTTGTGTGGAGGTTCACCTCCAATGATTGGTTGGGTAGCTGTAAGTATGTCAGATTTATGGACGATGGGTTTAGCAATGGCAGGATTAGTGTTTATTTGGATTCCAATGCACATATGGGCTTTGACATTACATTTCAAGGATGATTATAACAAAGTAAATGTTCCGATGCTAACTGCAGTTCAATCAGAAAAGACATCTGCAAGAGCAATTGCAGGATCAACTGTAATCATGGTATTATTTTCAATTGCGCCATTTTTCATTACTACTGAAAGTGGAGATTCAATGGTAGGTAGTGTATATCTATGGACTGCGATTGTATCAGGCGCATTAATGATTGCTTTGTCAATATGGGTAATTGTAAAGCCTATGGAGAAAGCTTCATGGACTTTGTTCAAATTTTCTAGTCCATATTTGGCAGTATTGTTTATTGCACTAATGGTAGATTCTGCT
- a CDS encoding Lrp/AsnC family transcriptional regulator — protein MIERFTIDVNDAELGYNVKALTGINMDTKNRDHIIEELFKIDGVREVAEVTGRFDILVTMYSKSLDQMHKMISERIGRIEGIQSSESFIEMKSRMKAMPYMPSKGSD, from the coding sequence TTGATTGAACGTTTTACTATTGATGTAAATGATGCTGAACTTGGGTATAATGTAAAAGCATTAACTGGGATTAACATGGATACAAAAAATCGCGATCACATTATAGAAGAATTATTCAAAATAGATGGAGTAAGAGAAGTAGCTGAAGTTACAGGAAGATTTGACATTTTAGTAACTATGTATTCAAAATCATTAGATCAGATGCATAAAATGATCTCAGAGCGAATTGGTAGAATTGAAGGAATACAGTCTTCAGAATCATTTATTGAGATGAAATCACGAATGAAAGCAATGCCATATATGCCATCAAAGGGTAGTGACTAG
- the asd gene encoding aspartate-semialdehyde dehydrogenase → MAKKRVAIIGVTGSVGQEFVQSLNNHPWFEVTQIAASERSAGKKYLDAIKDSNGIVAWDVGGEIPEYIKEMTVKSINELDVSQLDLVFSAVESEAARDIETKMAVDLPVISTSSAYRYENDVPILIPGINDEQTELLDIQKKNRNWKGWVAPLPNCTTTGLAITLKPLLEKYGAKKVMMTSMQAISGGGKSGVSAMGITDNIIPYIPKEEGKVRQETRKILGKLKDGKIEEADIRISCTCTRVPVIDGHTESVFVETTKEIDPARAKETYNQCNKDISVIGLPSAPKDYYAFHEDPTRPQPRMERTVGDGMTTTIGRVEKEELFDNGLKYMLFSHNKKMGSAKGAVLLAEMLYKKGKI, encoded by the coding sequence ATGGCTAAAAAAAGGGTTGCAATTATTGGAGTTACAGGTTCTGTTGGTCAGGAATTTGTTCAGTCACTAAATAACCATCCATGGTTTGAAGTAACTCAAATTGCAGCATCTGAACGTTCTGCAGGCAAGAAATACCTAGACGCAATAAAGGATTCAAATGGAATTGTTGCATGGGATGTAGGTGGAGAAATCCCAGAATACATCAAAGAAATGACAGTAAAATCAATTAATGAATTAGATGTATCACAATTAGATTTAGTATTTTCTGCTGTTGAATCTGAAGCTGCAAGAGACATTGAGACTAAAATGGCAGTTGATTTACCGGTTATCTCAACTAGTTCAGCTTATAGATACGAAAATGATGTTCCTATTCTAATTCCAGGAATTAATGATGAGCAGACAGAATTACTTGATATTCAAAAAAAGAATAGAAATTGGAAAGGTTGGGTGGCACCTCTTCCAAACTGTACAACCACAGGTTTAGCAATTACATTAAAACCATTACTTGAAAAATATGGTGCAAAAAAAGTTATGATGACTTCAATGCAGGCCATTTCAGGTGGTGGAAAATCAGGTGTGTCGGCCATGGGAATAACAGATAACATAATTCCATACATTCCGAAAGAAGAAGGAAAGGTAAGACAAGAAACCAGAAAAATTTTAGGTAAACTAAAAGATGGAAAAATTGAAGAAGCAGACATTAGAATTAGCTGTACTTGTACTAGGGTTCCTGTAATAGATGGACACACAGAATCTGTGTTTGTTGAAACGACAAAGGAGATTGATCCTGCAAGAGCAAAAGAGACTTACAATCAATGCAATAAAGATATTTCAGTTATAGGATTGCCTTCTGCTCCAAAAGATTACTATGCATTTCATGAAGATCCTACAAGACCTCAACCTAGAATGGAGAGAACTGTTGGTGATGGAATGACAACCACAATAGGAAGAGTTGAGAAAGAAGAGTTATTTGATAACGGTCTCAAATACATGCTCTTCTCACATAATAAAAAAATGGGTTCAGCAAAAGGTGCAGTGTTACTTGCAGAAATGTTATACAAAAAAGGCAAGATTTAG
- the cobD gene encoding threonine-phosphate decarboxylase CobD, with amino-acid sequence MKIRTKSSIIRHIPVIHGGRHSLKNSNPQILDFSSNINPLGIPPSVKNFLKKNLDTIQNYPDLDSSELILSIKKYTQLDKSNILVGNGAIELIYNFCFAFLSGKKVLIPVPTFQEYETAAKLNNSKISFFKTLDLSENINSFISKIPRNGCIFICNPNNPTGKLLPKKQMLKIIQKAQKNSSLVFVDECFIELVPESNESVISYIKKYDNLFVLRSLTKSFGFPGLRIGYAVASKQIVEILQKIKIPWSVNSLAQHAAKISLNNKSHITKSKLVIKKESNFLKNKINQFYGFECCDSSTNFILIKTIHDSTELQKKLLKHKILIRDCKNFRGLDNHYFRIAVKSHKDNIKLVKALENFT; translated from the coding sequence GTGAAAATAAGAACAAAATCTTCCATAATTAGACATATTCCAGTAATTCACGGGGGAAGACACTCTTTAAAAAATTCTAATCCTCAAATATTGGATTTTAGTTCCAACATTAATCCACTTGGAATCCCTCCATCCGTAAAAAACTTCCTTAAAAAAAATCTTGACACTATTCAAAATTATCCTGATTTAGACTCGTCTGAACTAATTTTAAGTATAAAAAAATACACGCAATTAGATAAATCAAATATTCTTGTTGGAAATGGTGCAATTGAACTAATCTATAATTTCTGTTTTGCCTTTCTGTCTGGAAAAAAAGTATTGATTCCTGTTCCTACTTTTCAAGAATATGAAACTGCAGCAAAACTCAACAACAGTAAAATTTCATTTTTTAAAACATTAGATTTGTCTGAAAATATTAATTCATTTATTTCAAAAATTCCAAGAAATGGTTGCATCTTTATTTGTAATCCTAATAATCCTACAGGAAAACTTTTGCCAAAAAAACAAATGCTAAAAATAATTCAAAAAGCACAAAAAAATTCTTCTTTAGTATTTGTTGATGAATGCTTTATTGAACTAGTTCCTGAATCCAACGAATCAGTAATATCATATATAAAAAAATACGATAATCTATTTGTTTTACGTTCTTTGACTAAATCTTTTGGATTTCCTGGATTGAGAATAGGTTACGCAGTAGCATCAAAGCAAATAGTTGAAATTTTGCAGAAAATAAAAATCCCATGGAGTGTAAATTCCCTAGCACAACATGCAGCAAAAATTTCTCTTAACAATAAATCTCATATCACAAAATCAAAATTAGTTATTAAAAAGGAATCAAACTTTCTAAAAAATAAAATCAATCAATTTTATGGATTTGAATGCTGTGATTCTTCAACAAATTTTATTTTGATAAAAACAATTCATGATTCAACAGAATTACAAAAAAAATTACTCAAACATAAAATCCTTATTCGAGACTGTAAAAATTTTCGAGGATTAGACAATCATTATTTTCGTATTGCTGTAAAATCTCATAAGGATAACATAAAACTAGTAAAAGCATTGGAGAATTTCACATGA
- a CDS encoding cobyric acid synthase, producing the protein MKSLMIQGTSSGAGKTTLVAALCRIFSDKGYNVAPFKSQNMSNFGYVTPTFEISRAQAIQAIGARCTITPDLNPILLKPIGNYNSIVYLHGKRYKKMHAKDYYEKFVNTKGFNIASRSLKTLQKNFDLVILEGAGSPAEINLQKFDIANMRIAERAKASVLLVSDIDKGGSFASIVGTMALIEKKYQQLVKGFIFNKFRGDIDVLKPGFQKLKKLTTIPVVGTVPLISLDLPEEDSLHAKPKDITWNKKNLLKIDNELNRLAKTVKSNIDIKSIERMLK; encoded by the coding sequence ATGAAATCATTAATGATTCAGGGAACATCTTCTGGTGCTGGAAAAACAACTCTGGTTGCAGCTCTTTGCCGAATTTTTTCAGATAAAGGATACAATGTTGCTCCATTCAAATCCCAAAATATGTCAAATTTTGGATATGTTACGCCTACATTTGAGATTTCCAGAGCACAAGCTATCCAAGCAATTGGTGCTCGTTGTACAATCACTCCTGACTTGAATCCTATATTGCTCAAGCCAATAGGAAATTACAATAGCATTGTATATCTACATGGAAAACGCTACAAAAAAATGCATGCAAAAGATTACTATGAAAAATTTGTAAATACCAAAGGATTCAACATTGCATCTAGATCTTTGAAAACATTGCAAAAAAATTTTGATTTAGTAATTTTAGAAGGTGCAGGATCGCCTGCTGAAATTAATTTACAAAAATTTGATATTGCAAACATGCGAATTGCGGAAAGAGCAAAAGCTTCAGTATTACTTGTTTCTGATATTGACAAGGGCGGTTCCTTTGCAAGTATTGTAGGAACTATGGCTTTAATTGAAAAAAAATATCAACAGCTTGTAAAAGGTTTCATATTTAACAAATTTAGAGGGGATATTGATGTGCTAAAACCAGGATTTCAAAAACTCAAAAAACTTACAACTATTCCCGTTGTTGGTACTGTCCCACTAATATCACTAGATTTACCCGAAGAGGATTCTCTTCATGCAAAACCTAAAGATATCACATGGAATAAGAAAAATCTTTTAAAAATTGATAATGAACTAAATCGATTAGCAAAAACTGTAAAATCAAACATTGATATCAAATCAATTGAGAGAATGCTAAAATGA
- a CDS encoding cobalamin biosynthesis protein, with amino-acid sequence MILESIFIVGIAIFIDLTLGDPKNKYHPTVWMGKLIATLTPIAKNKNPTIEKTGGILIIIITSLIVISLLLILNVGISLISFDYISIIVYVIVGGLLLKTTIAIRGMENHTHKILEFLDNDLDGARANLSMIVKRNTKNLDKNHVISGMLESISENTVDGITGPLFYFSIFGLPGAFMYRVINTADSMIGYRTDLFKNVGWFAATCDTILNYVPSRLTGLTMIISAAILKNNWKKSYKIMIRDGKKTESPNAGYPMAALAGALETKFEKINHYKLGDGEITLTKEHVYSAITMMKLTSILFFGIVTIPIISILSLIGWWIHA; translated from the coding sequence ATGATTCTTGAATCTATTTTTATTGTTGGTATTGCAATTTTTATTGATTTAACATTAGGGGATCCAAAAAATAAATATCATCCTACTGTTTGGATGGGCAAATTAATTGCTACACTAACACCTATTGCAAAAAATAAAAATCCTACAATTGAAAAAACTGGAGGAATTTTAATCATAATTATTACTAGTCTGATTGTTATCTCATTACTTTTAATTTTAAATGTTGGAATATCTCTAATCTCTTTTGATTACATTTCAATTATAGTGTATGTAATTGTTGGTGGATTATTACTAAAAACCACAATTGCTATTAGAGGAATGGAAAATCACACCCATAAAATTCTAGAATTCCTTGATAATGATCTAGATGGGGCTAGAGCAAATCTGTCTATGATAGTTAAGAGAAATACTAAGAATCTGGATAAAAATCATGTAATTTCAGGCATGTTGGAGAGCATTAGTGAAAATACTGTTGATGGGATAACCGGTCCTCTTTTCTATTTTTCAATTTTTGGTTTGCCTGGAGCATTTATGTATAGAGTAATTAACACTGCAGATTCAATGATTGGATACAGGACAGATCTATTCAAAAATGTAGGATGGTTTGCTGCAACTTGTGACACCATTTTGAACTATGTTCCATCTAGACTTACAGGCTTGACTATGATTATTTCAGCTGCTATCTTAAAAAATAATTGGAAGAAATCATACAAAATCATGATTCGTGATGGCAAAAAAACTGAAAGTCCAAATGCTGGATATCCTATGGCTGCATTAGCAGGAGCGCTTGAAACAAAATTTGAAAAGATAAATCACTACAAGTTAGGTGACGGTGAAATTACATTAACAAAAGAACACGTGTACTCTGCAATAACAATGATGAAACTTACATCAATTCTCTTCTTTGGAATAGTTACAATTCCAATAATTTCCATTTTGTCTTTAATTGGATGGTGGATTCATGCTTAA
- the cobS gene encoding adenosylcobinamide-GDP ribazoletransferase, producing MLKEISSVFSFLTIFPSSNTTLENIAKYMYLFPIVGIAIGLLVGSFGFGLSFFLDPLLVSLLVVAFIAIVTGIHHADGLADFADGLMVKGSKDKKLKAMKDLSTGSAGIVGIVLYLIGLVITVSLTSGFDLFKAILISEILAKFSMVLLASLGNSASLGSNSPFVDVMKDKKKLTAAFIIMLIPVIAIGETTGLVMLGVTVTLVIFLLALSTRSFGGITGDVLGATNELTRLASLMVFVSI from the coding sequence ATGCTTAAAGAAATAAGTTCTGTTTTTTCATTTCTTACAATATTTCCATCTTCAAATACGACTCTAGAAAATATCGCAAAATACATGTATCTTTTTCCTATAGTTGGAATTGCAATTGGACTTTTAGTCGGTTCTTTTGGATTTGGTTTATCCTTCTTTTTAGATCCGTTGTTAGTTAGTTTGTTAGTTGTAGCTTTTATTGCAATCGTAACTGGAATTCATCATGCAGACGGCTTGGCTGATTTTGCTGACGGATTAATGGTCAAAGGTAGTAAAGATAAAAAGCTAAAAGCGATGAAAGATCTTTCAACTGGTTCTGCAGGAATTGTTGGAATAGTGTTATATCTAATTGGATTGGTGATTACAGTTTCACTTACAAGTGGATTTGATTTGTTTAAAGCAATTTTGATTAGTGAAATTCTAGCAAAATTCTCAATGGTATTGCTGGCCAGTCTTGGAAATTCAGCCTCCTTAGGCTCCAATTCACCTTTTGTAGACGTGATGAAAGATAAGAAAAAACTCACTGCCGCATTCATAATCATGCTAATTCCTGTCATCGCTATTGGTGAAACAACTGGATTAGTAATGCTCGGCGTAACTGTAACTCTTGTTATTTTTCTTTTAGCACTATCCACTCGTAGTTTTGGTGGAATTACTGGTGACGTGCTTGGCGCTACAAATGAACTCACAAGATTAGCTTCATTGATGGTGTTTGTATCAATATGA
- a CDS encoding NTP transferase domain-containing protein, translating into MIGIVMAGGKGTRMNLDDEKLLLKYKKPIILHVIDSLNNSNLFSKILAITSSNSPKTKKLLQENNIEIFDTPGIGYVEDLNLVLKAIDDQVLVTSGDLPLLDGEIIKKIVNQYDSQKTWTSILVTKKFLSSLGLESDYPVNFSDQVCHYTGISLVNSKKITSLETLDENYIIFDDKRLAFNLNSKQDYDLLSTT; encoded by the coding sequence ATGATTGGGATTGTGATGGCTGGTGGGAAAGGCACTCGTATGAATTTAGATGACGAAAAATTATTGCTCAAATACAAAAAACCAATCATACTTCACGTAATTGATTCATTAAACAATTCCAATCTTTTTTCAAAAATTCTAGCAATCACAAGTTCTAATTCTCCTAAAACAAAAAAACTACTTCAAGAAAATAATATTGAAATCTTTGACACTCCTGGAATTGGTTATGTTGAAGATCTAAATTTAGTACTAAAGGCAATAGATGATCAAGTTTTAGTTACTTCTGGCGATTTACCTTTATTGGATGGAGAGATAATCAAAAAAATTGTAAACCAATATGACTCTCAAAAAACATGGACTAGCATCCTTGTAACTAAAAAATTCCTTTCTTCACTTGGACTTGAATCTGATTATCCAGTAAATTTTTCTGATCAAGTATGCCATTATACTGGGATTTCATTAGTAAATTCAAAAAAAATTACATCGCTTGAAACTTTAGATGAAAATTATATCATATTTGATGATAAGAGACTTGCATTTAATCTAAATTCTAAACAGGATTATGATTTACTCAGCACTACCTGA
- a CDS encoding 30S ribosomal protein S27e produces the protein MKKDHIEIPKPASKFQKVNCNECGELQVVYSHASTQVACNSCGNVIAEATGSKAKINGKVSGSAE, from the coding sequence ATGAAAAAAGATCACATTGAGATTCCAAAACCAGCAAGTAAGTTTCAAAAAGTCAACTGTAATGAATGTGGAGAATTACAAGTAGTTTATTCTCATGCATCAACACAAGTTGCATGCAATTCCTGTGGAAATGTAATTGCAGAAGCAACAGGTTCTAAAGCCAAAATTAATGGCAAAGTCTCAGGTAGTGCTGAGTAA
- a CDS encoding 50S ribosomal protein L44e has translation MNIPKVIRKYCAKCKTHTEQKVSIYKAGKRRGSARGERRHAERKKGYGGQKFPKLAKPAKVTKKVTPIMTCTVCKKKYNKVGVRIKKFELVAA, from the coding sequence ATGAACATTCCTAAGGTGATCAGAAAGTATTGTGCAAAGTGTAAAACACATACTGAACAAAAGGTCTCCATTTACAAGGCTGGAAAAAGACGAGGTTCAGCTAGAGGTGAACGTCGACACGCAGAACGTAAAAAGGGATATGGTGGACAGAAATTCCCAAAATTAGCAAAACCAGCCAAAGTTACAAAGAAAGTTACTCCTATCATGACATGTACCGTGTGTAAAAAGAAATACAATAAAGTAGGCGTTAGAATTAAGAAATTTGAGTTGGTGGCAGCATGA
- a CDS encoding adenine deaminase, with amino-acid sequence MGDKKADLILKNCNLLSVYTREILPKIQIAIICDRIAYVGPDASHTLGPKTTVIDVKEKYVSPGFADPHLHIDQFVLPSEFVQKALLCGVTSLFSDPIDIVSVAGYKGFQEFLKLGEDLPIRIFQVVPGGLPVDGKFSNSDSLTLSQEKSAIKHPHVLGLGEVFSWTKVTLREPKTMKSISSMLEHDCIINGHTAGASEKKLNAYVSSGILSCHEPINFDQVLERLRLGMWIMIREGSIRRDLKEIIPSVLSHGTYLNRLMFCSDGLDPLDIMNFGHIDHCVRESIKLGLKPIDAITMASKNNFDYYNMGKDLGGIAPGKLADILIFDDLKSIKPTKVFVGGKLVVSNGKIVTSIKKKSISPWFKKTVKLKKFSKNDFLIKSKKKDVLANTIFMQTEIITKIGSANLRSKDNQISASLDSDIWKVAAFDRIHGTNQHSIGFLENFGADIGAFASTWSFHENDLIVIGSDDSDMAIASNHIIQNQGGFVVVKSGKILASLPLQFAGIISTDSFDKVSKNFENINNTIVDSGCKFSRPHLVPLFLPFLALPSVRILSGGIVDVKKRRYIQPIN; translated from the coding sequence ATGGGTGACAAAAAAGCCGATCTTATTTTAAAAAATTGTAATTTACTATCAGTTTACACACGAGAAATTCTCCCAAAAATTCAGATTGCAATAATATGTGATAGAATTGCATATGTTGGTCCTGATGCTTCACATACTTTAGGTCCAAAAACAACTGTAATTGATGTAAAAGAAAAATATGTTTCTCCTGGTTTTGCAGATCCTCACTTGCATATTGATCAATTTGTGTTGCCTTCTGAATTTGTACAGAAGGCTCTTCTTTGTGGTGTTACTTCTTTATTTTCAGATCCAATTGATATTGTAAGCGTTGCAGGTTACAAAGGTTTTCAAGAATTTCTTAAACTTGGGGAAGATTTGCCAATAAGAATTTTCCAAGTTGTACCTGGAGGTCTTCCTGTGGATGGAAAATTTAGTAACAGTGACTCTCTCACATTATCGCAAGAAAAATCTGCAATAAAACATCCACATGTTCTTGGTTTGGGAGAAGTTTTTTCTTGGACCAAAGTAACTCTTCGTGAACCAAAAACAATGAAATCTATTTCATCTATGTTGGAGCATGATTGTATAATTAATGGCCATACAGCTGGTGCAAGTGAAAAGAAACTTAATGCATATGTTTCCTCTGGTATTTTATCATGTCATGAACCAATCAATTTTGATCAAGTGTTAGAACGATTACGTCTTGGAATGTGGATAATGATTAGAGAAGGCTCGATAAGACGAGATTTGAAAGAAATTATTCCAAGCGTTTTATCTCATGGGACGTATCTTAATCGTTTAATGTTTTGCTCAGATGGTCTTGATCCTCTTGATATTATGAATTTTGGTCACATAGATCATTGTGTAAGAGAATCAATCAAACTCGGCCTCAAACCAATAGACGCAATTACTATGGCTTCAAAAAATAATTTTGATTATTATAACATGGGAAAAGATCTTGGTGGAATAGCGCCTGGAAAATTAGCAGATATTCTAATCTTTGATGATCTAAAATCAATTAAACCGACCAAAGTCTTTGTAGGTGGAAAACTAGTTGTATCTAATGGAAAAATTGTCACATCTATTAAGAAAAAATCAATATCTCCATGGTTCAAAAAAACTGTAAAATTAAAAAAATTCTCAAAAAATGACTTTCTTATAAAATCAAAAAAGAAAGACGTACTTGCAAATACTATATTCATGCAAACTGAAATCATTACTAAAATCGGTTCAGCTAATCTTCGTTCAAAGGATAATCAAATTTCTGCTTCTTTAGATTCTGATATATGGAAAGTTGCAGCATTTGATAGAATTCATGGTACAAATCAACATTCTATTGGATTTCTTGAAAATTTTGGAGCTGATATTGGTGCATTTGCATCTACGTGGAGTTTTCATGAAAATGATCTGATAGTAATTGGATCTGATGATTCTGATATGGCAATAGCTTCCAACCACATTATACAGAATCAAGGTGGATTTGTTGTAGTAAAATCTGGTAAAATTCTTGCATCTTTGCCCTTACAATTTGCAGGAATTATTTCTACAGATTCTTTTGACAAAGTATCCAAAAATTTTGAAAATATCAATAATACTATTGTTGATTCTGGATGTAAATTTTCCAGACCTCATCTGGTTCCATTGTTTTTACCTTTCTTGGCATTACCTTCTGTTAGAATTCTTTCAGGTGGAATTGTAGATGTGAAAAAACGGCGTTACATACAACCGATCAACTAA
- the thsB gene encoding thermosome subunit beta: MASIQQGPNGPVLVLKESALQQKGKDAQQNNISAAKLVAELVKSSLGPRGLDKMLVDSLGDVTITNDGATILKEIDVQHPAAKMIVEISKTVDNEVGDGTTSSVVFAGALLARAEDLLKKDVHSSTIVDGFQAAADKTLEIYSALAKKVLPDDKDSLKKIATTSMQSKLISEDSGILSKIVVDAILSIATKKGDEYSVDLENIKVEKKSGGSIQDTQVIQGIVLDKEIVHSGMPTKIENAHIALINSALEIEKTEMSSEIRITDPTQMQMFLEEENRMIKSMVDKLHDIGANVLICQKGIDDIAQHYLAKYGIMAVRRVKESDMIKLSKATGGRVISNLDDLSENDLGSAKLAHQKKVESDKWVFIEGCKHPQSVTMLIRGGSQRVIDEVDRSIHDALMVVKDVIQKPEIVAGGGAPEAYAASLLKDWADNFDGKEQLAIKKYAEALEVIPLTIAENAGMDPIDTMANLRAKQNQGRKWTGIDARNTQIADMMAINVIEPIAVKEQIIKSATEAACMILRIDDVIATSGAPGGGMH, from the coding sequence ATGGCATCGATTCAACAAGGACCAAATGGACCTGTTCTAGTTCTAAAAGAAAGTGCACTACAACAGAAAGGTAAAGATGCACAACAAAACAATATTTCTGCAGCAAAATTAGTTGCAGAATTAGTAAAAAGTAGTCTTGGACCTCGTGGTCTAGATAAAATGTTAGTTGATTCCTTAGGTGATGTTACTATTACAAATGATGGTGCTACCATCCTCAAAGAGATTGATGTTCAACATCCAGCAGCAAAAATGATAGTTGAAATTTCTAAAACAGTAGACAATGAAGTAGGTGATGGTACAACTTCTTCAGTTGTATTTGCAGGTGCTTTGTTGGCAAGAGCAGAGGATCTTCTCAAAAAAGATGTTCATTCATCAACCATTGTTGATGGTTTTCAGGCAGCTGCAGACAAGACTCTTGAAATTTACTCTGCACTAGCAAAAAAAGTACTGCCTGATGATAAAGACTCTCTTAAGAAAATTGCTACAACCAGCATGCAATCAAAATTAATCTCTGAAGATAGTGGAATATTATCAAAAATCGTAGTTGACGCAATTCTTAGCATCGCTACAAAGAAAGGCGATGAATATTCAGTTGATCTTGAAAACATTAAAGTTGAAAAGAAGTCTGGCGGTTCAATTCAGGATACACAAGTTATACAAGGAATTGTTTTGGATAAAGAAATTGTTCATAGTGGAATGCCAACAAAAATCGAGAATGCCCATATTGCATTAATTAATTCTGCATTAGAAATTGAAAAAACTGAAATGAGTTCTGAGATTAGAATTACAGACCCCACTCAAATGCAGATGTTCTTAGAAGAAGAAAATAGAATGATAAAATCCATGGTAGATAAATTGCATGATATTGGAGCGAACGTTTTGATTTGTCAAAAAGGCATTGATGATATTGCTCAACACTATCTTGCAAAATATGGGATCATGGCAGTTCGTCGCGTAAAAGAAAGTGATATGATTAAACTTTCAAAAGCTACAGGTGGAAGAGTAATTAGTAATCTTGATGATCTTTCAGAAAATGATTTAGGTTCCGCAAAATTGGCCCATCAAAAAAAGGTGGAATCTGACAAATGGGTTTTCATTGAGGGTTGTAAACACCCACAATCTGTTACAATGCTAATTCGGGGAGGTTCTCAAAGAGTAATTGATGAAGTTGATCGTTCTATTCATGATGCATTAATGGTCGTAAAAGATGTAATTCAAAAGCCTGAAATTGTTGCAGGTGGTGGTGCACCTGAAGCATATGCAGCATCATTGCTAAAAGACTGGGCTGATAATTTTGATGGCAAAGAACAACTAGCTATCAAGAAATACGCAGAGGCTCTAGAAGTAATACCATTGACAATTGCTGAAAATGCAGGAATGGATCCAATTGATACTATGGCAAATCTACGAGCCAAACAAAATCAAGGTCGTAAATGGACTGGAATCGATGCTAGAAATACTCAGATTGCTGATATGATGGCAATTAATGTTATAGAACCCATTGCAGTCAAAGAGCAAATAATCAAATCTGCTACAGAAGCTGCTTGCATGATTCTTAGAATTGATGATGTTATTGCTACATCTGGCGCCCCCGGTGGCGGAATGCATTAA